The genomic segment ACGAACATCATTGGTTTAACTTATTTAACGCGTCAGGTGTTGCCACGCATGGTCGAACGAAATCAAGGGCATATTATCAATCTAGGCTCAATCGCCGGCACCTATCCTTACCCAGGAGGCAATGTGTATGGTGCAACCAAAGCATTTGTAGAACAATTTAGTCTAAATTTACGTGCGGATTTAGCGGGAACGGCGATTCGAGTGACCAACGTAGAACCCGGATTATGTGGGGGAACGGAGTTTTCTAATGTTCGTTTTAAAGGCGATAATGACAAAGCGGCAAGTGTCTATCAAGGCACACAAGCGATTCAACCTGAAGATATTGCGAATACCATTTTGTGGATTTACCAACAACCTGCTCATGTGAACATTAACCGCATTGAAATTATGCCTGTTTCACAAAGTTTCTCGGCGTTAAATGTAGTCCGTTCTAAATCTTAAAAGAAAAGGGCGAACTTGAACCAGTTCGCCCTTATTCAATTAAAATACACAACTACATTTTTGGCATTTGTTTTAACTGCTCTTGTGCTTGCTTACAAGCTTGCTCTTGAGCTTCTGCAGGAATTGCAGAAAATTGCGCTTTACTTTGTTCCATTTGAGTTTTCATTTCTGCTGGCGCTTTTTCTAAATAAGCGTCAAGATCCTTGAAATATGCTTCACAAGCTGGGTGTAAATCTGCCGCATTAACGGATAATGCAGTCATTAATAAACCCGCTGAGACTAAGATTTTTTTCATAATTTCCCCCTATGACATATTTGTTATCACCTAAAACTTCGTTTAGGCTAAGTTCAATTATACGCCAATTAGCAAAAAAAAAAGCAATATCAGTAAGTTAAAAAAACTTGTTAAGTTTAACCGCACTTTAAGCTTGTAAATAATCTCTCAACGCATATAACGCCACCAAATTTCGCGCTTCCATAAAGTTGGTATCTGCAATCAATTCCCTGATTTTACTTAAGGGAAAACGCACCAATTCCAAGGGTTCTGGTTCATCGCCTTCCAATTGAGACGGATAAAAATCACGTGCAATCAAAATATGCATTTGGGCGTTCATAAAGGTTAAATTAGAATTGACTGTGCGTAAAAAGGTAAACTCACGTGCGCCTAACCCTAATTCTTCTTGCATTTCACGGTTAGCACTTTGTTCCATGGTTTCACCCGGTTCCATTAGACCTTTGCAAAAGCCCAGTTCATAGCGTTCTGTCCCGACTACATATTCGCGCACCATCAATAAATCTTCACCATCAATGGGCAATACCATAACCGCAGCCCGAGTGGCTGGGCGAAAACGCTCGTAAGTCCGTAAAGCCCCATTGGAAAATTTTAGCTCTACGGCTTGAATTTCAAAAATGCGACTTTTTGCTGCCACAGAAATATTGAGAATTTCAGGTAATTGTTTGCTCATGTTTAAGGTCTTATAATTTGACAAAATTGGGAATAACGATACCATAAGCGCCATTCTGCGTTAAGGAAAAGTTATGGCGAAAAACACGAAAAATCTACGAGATGAAAAAGAAGATGACGTCCGCCTAGACAAATGGCTGTGGGCTGCGCGTTTTTACAAAACACGCACACTTTGCAAAGAAATGATCGATGGTGGCAAAGTGCATTATAACGGACAACGCACTAAACCAAACAAAACCGTAGAAATTGGGGCAACGATTAAATTACGCCAAGGTAACGAAGAAAAAGAGATAAAAGTGACCGCACTTTCTAGCCAACGTCGTGGCGCCCCCGAAGCACAATTGCTTTACCAAGAAACCGCGCAAAGCATAGAAAACCGAGAAAAACAGGCTTTAGCGCGAAAAATGAATGCAATGCCACATCCTGACAGACGACCGAACAAAAAAGAGAGAAGAGATTTGATTCGGTTTAAGGATTGGGGGTGAGTTGTAATTTAAATTTCCAGCCATATATAAGAATACAATCATATTCGCAGGCATCAAGCGTGGCGCCCTATATTCATATTACAAGAGATAAATTAAGTTTTATCTATCAATGATACATTTAGGAATAACAATGACCTACAAACAAGACAATGACAAACTCTACCGTTATCTATTCCAAAACCGTGCTGTGCGCGGGGAATGGGTACGTTTAAATCAAACTTTTATCGACACGCTCAACACTCACCACTATCCAAAAGCTGTGCAAAACTTATTGGGCGAAATGATGGTAGCCACTAATTTATTAACCGCGACCTTAAAATTCAACGGTAATATCACGGTACAAATTCAAGGCAACGGGCCATTAAAACTGGCTTTAGTGAATGGCACTGACAATCAAGAAATCCGCGCATTGGCACGTGTTGATGGCGATATTACGGACACAATGACATTACATCAAATGATTGGCAAAGGCGTATTGGTTATTACGATTGCACCTAACGAAGGCGAACGCTATCAAGGTGTAGTGGCATTAGATAAGCCAACAATTACAGAATGTTTAGAAGAATATTTTGTTCGTTCTGAACAACTTCAAACGCAACTGATCATTCGCACTGGCGAATTTAAAGGGAAACCTGTTGCGGCGGGGATGTTGTTACAAATTATGCCTGACGGTCAAGGAACACCTGAAGACTTTGAACATTTAGCCACCTTAACAGCAACAGTAAAAGATGACGAGATTTTTGGTTTAACCGCAGAAGAAATGCTTTATCGTTTATACCACGAAGAAACTGTTGAAATTTATCCACCACAAGAGGTGAAATTCCACTGTGGTTGTTCTGCAGAGCGTTCAGGCGAGGCATTACTGTTGATCTCAGATGATGAAATTGACGAAATTTTGGCTGAACACCAAGGGAGTATTGATATGCAATGTGAATGTTGTGGCACACATTATTTCTTTAATAAAGACGCGATTAATAAGCTTAAAGCGCAAACACAAGATTAAACTTATCTCAAAGTGCGGTGAAATTCACCGCACTTTTTCCTTTCTTAGAGCCTAAATTGATTTTACTCAAAATTTTCAATAAAAATTCAACTTCTTTTCAAAAATGCGATCTAGTTAACATTTTTTAGGTAGAAAAACATCTAGAATAGACTCCAATTTCCCTATTTAATCTTTAACTTTAAACTATATTAGAGGTGATGTATGACTGACCTAAATAAATTAACAAAAGAACTTGGTGAATTGGGTATCTATGATGTTAAAGAAGTGGTACACAATCCATCTTATGAATTTCTTTTTGAAGAAGAAACTAAACCAGGTTTGGAAGGTTTTGAGAAAGGCGTAGTAACGACTCAAGGCGCCGTTGCGGTAAATACTGGTATCTTCACAGGTCGTTCGCCAAAAGACAAATATATCGTATTAGACGAGAAAACCAAAGATACTGTTTGGTGGACAAGTGATGCGGCGAAAAACGATAACAAACCGATGAACCAGGCTACATGGCAAAGCTTGAAAGAATTAGTTACCAAACAACTTTCTAGTAAACGTTTATTTGTTGTAGATGCATTCTGTGGCGCAAATAAAGATACACGTTTATCTGTACGTATCATTACTGAAGTAGCATGGCAAGCACACTTTGTAACTAATATGTTTATTCGCCCATCTGCAGAAGAATTAGAAAACTTCAAACCAGACTTTGTGGTAATGAACGGTGCAAAATGCACAAATCCAAACTGGAAAGAACAAGGTTTAAACAGCGAAAACTTCGTAGCATTTAACATTACTGAAGGTGTTCAATTAATCGGTGGTACTTGGTACGGTGGTGAAATGAAAAAAGGTATGTTCTCAATGATGAACTACTTCTTACCATTAAAAGGCATCGCATCAATGCACTGTTCAGCTAACGTAGGTAAAGACGGTGACACTGCAATCTTCTTCGGTTTATCTGGTACAGGTAAAACAACATTATCAACCGATCCTAAACGTCAATTAATTGGTGATGACGAACATGGTTGGGATGATGAAGGTGTATTCAACTTCGAAGGTGGTTGCTATGCTAAAACTATCAACCTATCCGCAGAAAATGAACCTGATATCTATGGTGCAATCAAACGTGACGCATTATTAGAAAACGTCGTGGTGCTTGATGATGGTTCGGTAGATTATGCAGACGGTTCAAAAACTGAAAATACCCGTGTTTCTTACCCAATCCACCACATTGAAAACATTGTTAAACCAGTGTCTAAAGCAGGTCCTGCAACAAAAGTGATCTTCTTATCTGCTGACGCATTTGGTGTATTACCTCCGGTGTCTAAATTAACACCAGAACAAACTAAATACTATTTCTTATCTGGTTTCACCGCGAAATTAGCCGGTACAGAACGTGGTATTACAGAACCGACACCAACATTCTCAGCTTGTTTTGGTGCAGCATTCTTGAGCTTACACCCAACACAATATGCAGAAGTGTTAGTGAAACGTATGCAAGCAGCTGGCGCAGAAGCATACTTAGTAAACACAGGTTGGAACGGCACAGGTAAACGTATCTCAATCAAAGATACTCGTGGCATTATTGATGCAATTTTAGATGGTTCAATTGATAAAGCTGAAATGGGCTCATTACCAATCTTTGACTTTGCAATTCCAAAAGCGTTACCAGGCGTTGATCCTGCAATCTTAGACCCACGTGATACTTATGCAGATAAAGCACAATGGGAAGAAAAAGCAAAAGACTTAGCTGGACGTTTCGCGAAAAACTTCGAGAAATATACCGTAACTGATGAAGGTAAAGCCTTAGTTGCAGCAGGTCCTAAAGCCTAATAAACGTTAAATAAAATAACCGCACTTTTCAAATGGACTTAAAAGTGCGGTTATTTTTTATTTTCTTTTGTCATTATTTTTTCAATGCGCCTAAAATACCACGCATAATCTGCTTAGTAATTTGGCTACGCATACTGCGACCTACAGATTTCACTACACCACTAACAATTTCTTCCGTTGCCGTTAATTTTTCACCGCGTTTTTTCGTGCCGAAAATCATACGACTTAAACTGCCCACAATGCCATTTTCTTCTTCCTCTTGAGCTTGTTTCGCCTGCTGTTGAGCCACAGCTTCAAGATTGGCTTGTTCTTGTAACACTTCAAATGCCGACTGATTATCCACATATTCATTGTAATATGGGAACAATTCATCATCTTTTACCCAAGCTTGACGTTGCTCTGCAGTTAATGGCGTAAGAAGACTTTTCGGTGGGAAAATTGCCGCCATTTCTACTGGCGTTGGCATACCTTTGGTATCCAAGAAAGATACTAATGCTTCACCAACCCCAAGAGTAGTAATCGCTTCAACCACATTCACGCCTTTATTCGCACGGAAAGTTTCCGCCGCAGTTTTGACGGCTTTCTGATCGCGCGGTGTAAATGCCCGTAATGCGTGTTGCACTCGATTACCCAATTGTCCCAACACCGTTTCAGGTAAATCTAATGGGTTTTGCGTCACAAAATAAATCCCAACACCTTTTGAACGAATTAAGCGTACAACTTGCTCTACTTTATCCACCAATACCGCTGGCGCATCATCAAATAATAAATGCGCTTCATCAAAGAACATCACAAATTTTGGTTTTTCAGGGTCGCCCACTTCGGGTAATTGCTCAAATAATTCCGCCATTAACCACAATAAAAATGCGCCATACATTTTCGGTGAATTGATCAATTTCTCTGAATTCAAGATATTAATCACACCACGACCATCGCGCGTTTGCATCCAATCTTCTAAGTTTAAAGCAGGCTCGCCAAATAATTTATCTGCGCCTTCATTTTCAAGTGCAAGTAACGCACGTTGAATCGCACCGACGCTGGCGGCAGAAATATTGCCGTATTGCAGTTGGAATTCTTTGGCGTTATCCGCCAAGAATTTCAACATCGCGCGTAAATCTTTTAGGTCAATAAGCAACAAGCCTTTATCATCTGCCACACGGAACAAGATATTCAACAACCCTTCTTGGGTATCGTTTAAATTTAATAAACGAGACAGTAACATTGGCCCCATTTCTGAAATTGTGGTACGCAATGGAATCCCTGTTTCGCCAAATACATCCCAAAATGACACAGGATATCCACTCAAATAATCTTCACCGCCTAAGCCAAATTGTTCTACTCGTTCAGCAATTTTGCCTTGCAATATTCCTTTTTGGCTTAACCCTGATAAGTCCCCTTTTACATCCACCAAAAAAACGGGCACACCATCGTCACTAAACGCCTCCGCTAATTTTCGTAAGGTCACGGTTTTCCCCGTTCCCGTCGCACCGGCAATTAACCCATGACGATTTGCCATCTTTTTATTAATCCCAAATACGTCACCGTTAGCATTGCGTGCAATTTCATAAATACTCATAAAATGTCCTTGTAAGTACGGTCAAAAATGAAAAATTTTCAATCACTAACGCGATAACTCCATTGCGATAGTGCATCTATTTGAGCGTATTTTATGCTATCCTAGACGCAGAAAAAAGGAGAATTTATGACCGCACTTTGTTCCTGCCAATCAGGGCTTAATTACACCGACTGCTGTGAACCCTTTCATCAAAACCATGCCATACCACAAACGGCCGAACAATTGATGCGATCTCGCTATTGTGCTTATGTCATGAAAAATATTGATTACATTTTGGCAACAACCGCTCCAAATCAACAAGCATTACTTAATAAAAAGGTATTACTCGATTGGGCAAAAACCACAAAATGGACAGGTTTAGAAATTGTCTCGCATGTTCACACTATTTCTAAAACCCACAGTACAGTAGAATTTAAAGCCTTCTTTGCCACAGAAAATGGCGAACAAGTTCATCATGAAACATCACTTTTTGTGAAAATAAACGCGCGCTGGTATTTTGTCGATCCCACCGTAGATTTACCCACTCAAAAACAACCTTGCCTCTGTGGCTCTGGTAAAAAGTTTAAACATTGTTGTGGGACATTTTGTAGGAACGCTTTATGAACAATAAAACACATCAAATTTTGACCGCACTTTTGCGTTTCAGCCAGGTATTTTGGTGGCGTTTTAATCAAAATAAACTGACGCAAGCCGCAGGTTCGCTGACTTACAGCACAATGCTTGCCATTGTGCCGTTAGTGATGGTGGTATTTTCGATTTTTACCGCTTTTCCAATGTTTAACGAAGTCACAGGAACGCTGAAAGAATTTATTTTTACCAATTTTGCGCCTTCGGCGAGCGATGTTGTTGGGCAATATATTGATGAATTTGTACACAACTCAAAACAAATGAGTGCGGTGGGTATTGTCAGTTTAATCGCAGTCGCACTTTTGCTAATTCATTCTATTGATACCACATTAAACGATATTTGGAATGCGCCTGTACGTAGCAAAATTTTTTCATTTACTATCTATTGGGCAATTTTAACCCTTGGACCTATTCTAATGGGGGCAAGTTTTGCGGTGAGTAGTTATGTAGCCAACATCAATGTGTTTAATAATGAACTTGAGCTGCCTTTTGGCGTGAGATTACTCAGTTTTGTCCCATTTCTGCTAACTTGGTTGGGATTTACGTTTATTTATACCGTGGTACCCAATAAAAAAGTAAATATACGACATGCGGCTTGCGGCGCGTTAATCGCGGCAATCTTCTTTACTCTCGGCAAAAAAGCCTTCGCTTGGTATATCCTGACTTTTCCATCTTACCAAGTCATTTATGGCGCGATGGCGACTTTGCCATTAATGTTATTGTGGTTGCAATTGAGTTGGCTCTTTATTTTATTGGGTGCGCAACTTGCCGCCGTATTAGATGATATGACCCTTTTAAAACAGGGCAAATTGGATTTACAACAAATTAAGGAACATAAAGAATGATCGCATTAATTCAACGTGTTACACAAGCTCAGGTTGATGTACAGGGGGAGATTGTCGGGAAAATCGACAAGGGTTTGTTAGTTTTACTTGGCGTTGAAAAAGAAGATACCCACGAAAAAACGGATAAATTGGCAGAAAAAGTGCTGAATTATCGTGTTTTTAGTGATGAAAATGACAAAATGAATTTGAATGTGCAACAAGCTGGTGGCGAATTATTAATCGTTTCTCAATTTACGCTTGCCGCTGATACGCAAAAAGGCTTGCGTCCAAGTTTTTCTAAAGGCGCACCGCCTGATTTGGCCAATGAACTTTATGAATATTTTGTGCAAAAGTGCGGTGAAAAAATTAAGGTTTCTACCGGGC from the [Actinobacillus] rossii genome contains:
- the ydfG gene encoding short-chain dehydrogenase/reductase SDR, which encodes MAILVTGASAGFGSAICRAFVNAGFNVLGAARRLEKLEALKAELGEQFYPLQMDVSDTTNVDVALASLPAEWAEIDLLVNNAGLALGLEPAHKVDFNDWLTMIQTNIIGLTYLTRQVLPRMVERNQGHIINLGSIAGTYPYPGGNVYGATKAFVEQFSLNLRADLAGTAIRVTNVEPGLCGGTEFSNVRFKGDNDKAASVYQGTQAIQPEDIANTILWIYQQPAHVNINRIEIMPVSQSFSALNVVRSKS
- the ychJ gene encoding SEC-C motif; this translates as MTALCSCQSGLNYTDCCEPFHQNHAIPQTAEQLMRSRYCAYVMKNIDYILATTAPNQQALLNKKVLLDWAKTTKWTGLEIVSHVHTISKTHSTVEFKAFFATENGEQVHHETSLFVKINARWYFVDPTVDLPTQKQPCLCGSGKKFKHCCGTFCRNAL
- the dtd gene encoding D-tyrosyl-tRNA(Tyr) deacylase, with the translated sequence MIALIQRVTQAQVDVQGEIVGKIDKGLLVLLGVEKEDTHEKTDKLAEKVLNYRVFSDENDKMNLNVQQAGGELLIVSQFTLAADTQKGLRPSFSKGAPPDLANELYEYFVQKCGEKIKVSTGQFAADMKVSLVNDGPVTFWLTI
- the rbn gene encoding ribonuclease BN, with the translated sequence MNNKTHQILTALLRFSQVFWWRFNQNKLTQAAGSLTYSTMLAIVPLVMVVFSIFTAFPMFNEVTGTLKEFIFTNFAPSASDVVGQYIDEFVHNSKQMSAVGIVSLIAVALLLIHSIDTTLNDIWNAPVRSKIFSFTIYWAILTLGPILMGASFAVSSYVANINVFNNELELPFGVRLLSFVPFLLTWLGFTFIYTVVPNKKVNIRHAACGALIAAIFFTLGKKAFAWYILTFPSYQVIYGAMATLPLMLLWLQLSWLFILLGAQLAAVLDDMTLLKQGKLDLQQIKEHKE
- a CDS encoding ATPase; this encodes MSIYEIARNANGDVFGINKKMANRHGLIAGATGTGKTVTLRKLAEAFSDDGVPVFLVDVKGDLSGLSQKGILQGKIAERVEQFGLGGEDYLSGYPVSFWDVFGETGIPLRTTISEMGPMLLSRLLNLNDTQEGLLNILFRVADDKGLLLIDLKDLRAMLKFLADNAKEFQLQYGNISAASVGAIQRALLALENEGADKLFGEPALNLEDWMQTRDGRGVINILNSEKLINSPKMYGAFLLWLMAELFEQLPEVGDPEKPKFVMFFDEAHLLFDDAPAVLVDKVEQVVRLIRSKGVGIYFVTQNPLDLPETVLGQLGNRVQHALRAFTPRDQKAVKTAAETFRANKGVNVVEAITTLGVGEALVSFLDTKGMPTPVEMAAIFPPKSLLTPLTAEQRQAWVKDDELFPYYNEYVDNQSAFEVLQEQANLEAVAQQQAKQAQEEEENGIVGSLSRMIFGTKKRGEKLTATEEIVSGVVKSVGRSMRSQITKQIMRGILGALKK
- the hslO gene encoding Hsp33-like chaperonin, which codes for MTYKQDNDKLYRYLFQNRAVRGEWVRLNQTFIDTLNTHHYPKAVQNLLGEMMVATNLLTATLKFNGNITVQIQGNGPLKLALVNGTDNQEIRALARVDGDITDTMTLHQMIGKGVLVITIAPNEGERYQGVVALDKPTITECLEEYFVRSEQLQTQLIIRTGEFKGKPVAAGMLLQIMPDGQGTPEDFEHLATLTATVKDDEIFGLTAEEMLYRLYHEETVEIYPPQEVKFHCGCSAERSGEALLLISDDEIDEILAEHQGSIDMQCECCGTHYFFNKDAINKLKAQTQD
- the hslR gene encoding RNA-binding S4 domain-containing protein, with translation MAKNTKNLRDEKEDDVRLDKWLWAARFYKTRTLCKEMIDGGKVHYNGQRTKPNKTVEIGATIKLRQGNEEKEIKVTALSSQRRGAPEAQLLYQETAQSIENREKQALARKMNAMPHPDRRPNKKERRDLIRFKDWG
- the pckA gene encoding phosphoenolpyruvate carboxykinase — protein: MTDLNKLTKELGELGIYDVKEVVHNPSYEFLFEEETKPGLEGFEKGVVTTQGAVAVNTGIFTGRSPKDKYIVLDEKTKDTVWWTSDAAKNDNKPMNQATWQSLKELVTKQLSSKRLFVVDAFCGANKDTRLSVRIITEVAWQAHFVTNMFIRPSAEELENFKPDFVVMNGAKCTNPNWKEQGLNSENFVAFNITEGVQLIGGTWYGGEMKKGMFSMMNYFLPLKGIASMHCSANVGKDGDTAIFFGLSGTGKTTLSTDPKRQLIGDDEHGWDDEGVFNFEGGCYAKTINLSAENEPDIYGAIKRDALLENVVVLDDGSVDYADGSKTENTRVSYPIHHIENIVKPVSKAGPATKVIFLSADAFGVLPPVSKLTPEQTKYYFLSGFTAKLAGTERGITEPTPTFSACFGAAFLSLHPTQYAEVLVKRMQAAGAEAYLVNTGWNGTGKRISIKDTRGIIDAILDGSIDKAEMGSLPIFDFAIPKALPGVDPAILDPRDTYADKAQWEEKAKDLAGRFAKNFEKYTVTDEGKALVAAGPKA
- the nudE gene encoding ADP-ribose diphosphatase NudE; amino-acid sequence: MVSLFPILSNYKTLNMSKQLPEILNISVAAKSRIFEIQAVELKFSNGALRTYERFRPATRAAVMVLPIDGEDLLMVREYVVGTERYELGFCKGLMEPGETMEQSANREMQEELGLGAREFTFLRTVNSNLTFMNAQMHILIARDFYPSQLEGDEPEPLELVRFPLSKIRELIADTNFMEARNLVALYALRDYLQA